The genome window GACAAGCTCACAGGCCTTGCCAACCGGCAAAAACTTTCTGGCGATATGGCCGAGGCCATGCTGCGTGCGCACCAGCGAGAAGTTCCTCTTTCCGTGCTGTTGCTGGATGTGGACAACTTTAAAAATGTCAACGATACCTTTGGGCATCTTGCTGGTGACGCTGTGTTGCAGGCCCTGAGCGCCCTGGCTGTCGATGTGCTGCGCCCGCAGGATGTTGCCGGGCGCTGGGGTGGGGAGGAGTTTCTTGTGCTTTTGCCTGAAACAGATGCCAATGCAGCCGGGGAAATTGCAGAAAAGCTTCGCCACCGTATTGAAGAATTCAGTTTTGCAGACGGCCTGCACTGTACAGTGAGCATCGGCCTTGCAGAAATGCGCCCCTATGATACTCAGGACAGCCTGATCCACAGGGCGGATACTGCGCTTTACCATGCAAAAAGAATGGGAAAAAATCGAGTTTCAGAGGGCTGATTTCTTGTGCATTTGAGGTTTCAAACTGCGTAATTATGCCATACCAGTTTATAATATCGGGTCATGAACTTGCTTGGAACAAAGATTTGGAGTAGGTTAATTGCTATAGGTTTTTAATTTTCATATTTCCGTAACAGCCTTTTGTCGTTCACTTTTTGTTGAATGCTGCATGGCCTCCTTTGCCTCCATTTGCTGCCAGATGTTCTGTTTCTTGGGAGTTGACGCATTCTGCCGATGCGGGGTTCATATGACTGATTCCCAGCCAAACATTCGTTCAGAGTCTGAACGCAGCAAATCATCCCGGCTGCATTCCCACAAGCAGCTATGGGTCATTGCCATAATCAACCTGCTTGTTCTGGGCATTATTATTTTTGCCCTGGTGGGGAGCAGGCAGCAGGAACTCGCCACAGCCGCCAACACGCTTGAAAGCGTTTCCCGATCCATAGACGACGTTCTTTCCTGGCGTTTTGAGAAAATCAATCTTGCCCTGCTGGGCGCGGTTGATGAAGCGCAACAGCAGGCACTGCACGGCGATGTTTCATGGGAACGCTTTGAAGCCTATGGCAAAAACCTTGATGAACGCCTGCCGGACACTCTTGGCTTTTTGCTGACAAATACGCAGGGGCGGGTAGTGTACGCTTCTCCCCGTGCGCTTTCTGGCGAGATGTCCATCACCAACGCCGACCACTTTGTTCAGCTGCGCAATAATCCCTCCCCTGGGCTTGTTATTTCCCATCCTTTTTACAGCCAGTTGTGGACGCGCCCCATCATTGTGCTTTCCATGCGCTATTTGTTGCCCGATGGTTCGTTTGGCGGCGTTGTGGCCTGTGCTGTCTCCATAGATATGTTTTCGGACATCATGGCTTCAGCCGTCATTGTGGGCTCAAGCGCCGTGGCCACCCTGTGGGACAAAAAGCTGGGCCTTGTCACGCAGTACCCGCGCGGGCGTTTCTGGCTTGACGCCAAGCCGTCGCCCCCGTTGCGAAAACTTATTGAACGCGATGCCGCCCCAAGCATCTACCAGCACAGGCGTGCAGATTTTGGCGATAAAAAAAGGATCGCGTTTTATCGCAAGCTCCGTCAATGGCCCCTGTATCTTTCTATTGGCCTGTATGAGCAGGCCGTACTTGCCAAATGGCGGCAGGACATTTTTTCACTGGGTTTTTTATGGATAGTCTGCGTCTTTATCTCATTCTGGAGCGGCATGAGCTACACCCGTCAGCTCAAGGCTCTTGAATTGGGCGAAAAGCGCTATAAAGGCCTTTTTGACAATATGCAGGCAGGCATGGCCCTGTGCGAGCCGGTCTTCGCGCCAGACGGGAAAATTTGCGATTTCAGACTGGTTGAGATCAACCAGGCCTACTGCGATGTATTCAAGGCGGGGCGGGAAGACGTTATCGGCAAAACGCTGCTGGAAAGAATCAGCCCCAAAACCAGCGAAACAGCCCGCTGGGTGAATCCGCTCATAGTCACTGCGGAAACCGGTGAACCGTCTCATTTTGAATTTTACCTTGCTGGCAACAACCTGTGGGCAGATATTGTTGCCTATCGCTCAGAAGCTGGAATCATAGCATTTTTGTGTACGGATATAAGTGAAAGAAAATTTGCGCAGGGGCGGGCAAACCGTATTTCACAAATGTACGCGGCGCTCAGCAGGTGCAATCAGGCCATTGTGCGCTGTTCTGGCAGAAACGACCTTTTTGCAGAGGTCTGCCGGGCTGCGGTGGAAGCTGGCGGCATGAAGGGAGCCTGGATCGGTCTTGTTGAAAAGCAGACTGGCAACGTGCAGCCCGTTGCGTCATTTGGCCTGAGCAATGTTGATCTGCAAAAGCTCGACATATCTGTATGGGCGTCTGACCCCAAAGGGTCCGGCCCAACTGGCTGCGCAATCCGAAACAACGAGTCTGTCTGGTCAGACGACACCACAACTGACCCCAGGCTTGCGCCCTGGTGGCAGCTTGTGCGCAGAACGGGCTTCCTTTCTGTTGGAGCACTCCCCTTGCGCCAACGTGGAGAAGTTGTTGGAAATTTGACACTCTACGCCGACGATGCCGAAACCTTTGATGCAGAGGTGCGCGAACTTTTGGGGGAAATGGCCCTGAACGTCAGTTTTGCACTGGATAATTTTACCTGGGAAGAAGAGCGTCGCCGCAACGAAGCCCGCATCAATGAGCTGGCCTACTACGATCAGCTGACCGGGCTTGCCAACCGCCCCCTGCTTACTGACCGCATCCGGCAGGCAGTTGCGGTGGGCATGCGCACGGGTAAGTACAGTGCGATGCTGTTTATTGACCTCGACCGGTTCAAGACGGTCAACGATACACTTGGTCACGCACACGGCGACAATCTGCTCAAGCAGGTTGGGCAGCGCCTGCTTGCCATTGTTCCAGCAGACGACACGGTTGCGCGCTTTGGCGGCGACGAATTTGTTTTGTTATTGCACGGTCTGTCGGGTAACAGCGAGGAGGCTGCTGAAGCCGTGGCGCTTATCTGCCGCAAAATTCTCACTGCCATACGCGAGCCAATTCTTCTGGAGGGCATTACCTGCAACTGCACAGCCAGTATCGGCGTTGCCCTGTTCGGCAAGCAGAGCATCACTCCGGATGAACTGCTCAAGCAGGCGGATCTTGCCATGTATCAGGCTAAAGATGCCGGAAGAAATACCGTGCGTTTTTTTGATCCGGCCATGCAGCAAACCGTCATGGAGCGCATAGAGCTTGAGCGGGATCTTGAGGAAGCCATACGCCTTGAGCAGTTTGTGCTGTATTATCAGCCGCTGATCAGCGTGGATGACACTGTGTTTGGCGCAGAAGCGCTGATTCGCTGGCAACACCCCAAGCGTGGTATTGTGCCGCCTGCCGATTTTATTCCCTTTGCGGAAGAAAACGGCATGATTGCCCGCATCGGCGC of uncultured Desulfovibrio sp. contains these proteins:
- a CDS encoding EAL domain-containing protein, producing the protein MTDSQPNIRSESERSKSSRLHSHKQLWVIAIINLLVLGIIIFALVGSRQQELATAANTLESVSRSIDDVLSWRFEKINLALLGAVDEAQQQALHGDVSWERFEAYGKNLDERLPDTLGFLLTNTQGRVVYASPRALSGEMSITNADHFVQLRNNPSPGLVISHPFYSQLWTRPIIVLSMRYLLPDGSFGGVVACAVSIDMFSDIMASAVIVGSSAVATLWDKKLGLVTQYPRGRFWLDAKPSPPLRKLIERDAAPSIYQHRRADFGDKKRIAFYRKLRQWPLYLSIGLYEQAVLAKWRQDIFSLGFLWIVCVFISFWSGMSYTRQLKALELGEKRYKGLFDNMQAGMALCEPVFAPDGKICDFRLVEINQAYCDVFKAGREDVIGKTLLERISPKTSETARWVNPLIVTAETGEPSHFEFYLAGNNLWADIVAYRSEAGIIAFLCTDISERKFAQGRANRISQMYAALSRCNQAIVRCSGRNDLFAEVCRAAVEAGGMKGAWIGLVEKQTGNVQPVASFGLSNVDLQKLDISVWASDPKGSGPTGCAIRNNESVWSDDTTTDPRLAPWWQLVRRTGFLSVGALPLRQRGEVVGNLTLYADDAETFDAEVRELLGEMALNVSFALDNFTWEEERRRNEARINELAYYDQLTGLANRPLLTDRIRQAVAVGMRTGKYSAMLFIDLDRFKTVNDTLGHAHGDNLLKQVGQRLLAIVPADDTVARFGGDEFVLLLHGLSGNSEEAAEAVALICRKILTAIREPILLEGITCNCTASIGVALFGKQSITPDELLKQADLAMYQAKDAGRNTVRFFDPAMQQTVMERIELERDLEEAIRLEQFVLYYQPLISVDDTVFGAEALIRWQHPKRGIVPPADFIPFAEENGMIARIGAWVVREACSQLGRWAEIPEFSSLTIAINVSARQFRESDFVRDVTAAVRQTGIDPGLLKLELTESQLAVNMQEIIASMVKLSNLGIRFSLDDFGTGYSSMAYLKLLPLDQLKIDRSFIRDLLTDPNDAAIASIIIALSQSLGLTTVAEGVETREQKRALLNMGCTLFQGYLFSVPLAVKDFERYLARRNAAAAADGHGNRAEQPESAEQVAEGEGRGAA